In the genome of Desulfonauticus submarinus, one region contains:
- a CDS encoding glycosyltransferase family 2 protein — protein sequence MLVSVIIPTYNRASFLKDAVLSVLEQTYTNLELIIVDDGSTDDTSSVVSRIKDKRLRYFYQENKGVAAARNFGLSLAKGDIISFLDSDDYWLPTKLEKQVNFLQQTNFCVVQCLEKWIRKGKLVNKKRKHFMPAGWFWEKALEMCLIGPSCVLLYKQVFDEIGLFDENFVACEDYELWLRLLLHYPVGIVPEELVVKRGGHFDQLSRSILGLDLYRIYALIKLKKRIVKDVALVEKMLQTKAKFYIQGCLKRGKLEEAERIIKLLNIK from the coding sequence ATGTTAGTTTCTGTAATAATTCCTACTTATAATAGAGCTTCTTTTTTAAAAGATGCTGTATTGTCGGTCCTTGAACAAACATATACTAACTTAGAACTTATAATAGTTGATGATGGTTCCACAGATGATACCTCTTCAGTTGTAAGTAGAATTAAGGATAAACGTTTAAGATATTTTTATCAAGAAAATAAAGGTGTTGCAGCTGCAAGGAATTTTGGACTTAGTTTAGCTAAAGGAGATATTATTTCTTTTTTAGATTCAGATGACTATTGGCTGCCTACTAAATTGGAAAAACAGGTAAATTTTCTCCAACAAACTAATTTTTGCGTTGTTCAGTGTTTAGAAAAATGGATTAGAAAAGGTAAACTCGTTAATAAGAAAAGAAAGCATTTTATGCCTGCTGGTTGGTTTTGGGAAAAGGCTCTGGAAATGTGTTTGATTGGGCCATCTTGTGTTTTGTTATATAAACAGGTGTTTGATGAAATAGGCTTGTTTGATGAAAATTTTGTTGCCTGTGAAGATTATGAGCTTTGGTTAAGACTTCTTTTGCACTATCCTGTAGGTATTGTGCCAGAAGAATTGGTGGTTAAAAGAGGAGGACATTTTGATCAACTCTCAAGAAGTATTTTAGGTTTGGATTTGTATCGTATTTATGCTTTGATAAAGCTCAAAAAACGTATTGTTAAAGATGTGGCTTTAGTGGAGAAGATGTTACAAACAAAAGCCAAATTTTATATTCAAGGCTGTTTAAAGCGAGGCAAATTAGAAGAAGCTGAGCGCATTATAAAATTATTAAATATTAAATAG